From the Chanos chanos chromosome 7, fChaCha1.1, whole genome shotgun sequence genome, the window aaaaatgattttctttagGCTATAGTCATTTCAGCCGTGATTGCCAACGGTACGTGCCATTGTGTGGAAAGAAGCGAGATGTTGGTTATTTTctgattctgtctgtcagtgaaggTTGTCTGCCGACCGTGCGCGACCAGAGTCTCATAATTATATTATTTAGGTCAAATATGTAATGACAGGGAGCTTTAATGTGGATTatgtaaacaaaagaataaaaatcttAAAGAGAAATGTTGTAAAGATGTTGTAAAGGGAGGAATTGCTTTCGCATGAAGTTTCCATTTCATGTGCAAAGTGGACAGTTAGaatattgtttgtttaactTGAAACACTGTTGTAAGCCTAAGAGGGGGAAACAAAAGAAGCGTCCATTGTAATTTTTAAACAGTACTCCATTATGTCGTACGGCGCTGCCTGGCATGAAGTTCAGTTTTAGTTCTTCATTCATTCTAACTTCTTGCGACCACCCCTGAACATTTTTATTGAGCTTTTGATTGACCAAAATATTTTAAACGGAAGATCAATGTGAAAATGCGTTTGTAGACGTGTGTTAAATGGCTTAGAGTGTGTCCGCTTTGAGGAGACGTACATTTACCGTCTGTGgaattcatttaacatttcatatgaatatgaaataaagACACGCTATGCTTACGCAACACTAAGGAACTGTATTGGCCATTTTAAATAGTCTTTAAGTTTGTTAAACTGCTCCATTAGAATGCGCGTTACTGTCATCTACTTATTTGTTATTTACTATCGTCTCAAAACGTCAGCAAAACATTTCTTCCAcctttttgttctatttttcttGAACTGTCTCCACCCAGAGACAGTTCAACTATTATTATAAACTGACCATGTATTTAACTTCACCTTTCACTGTTTTTGCTCTCATAGCtctattttatcttttttttttcttctagggACTGACCCATATCAATAGCAGAATGAGCTGGGGAACACTGTATGCTCAATTAGCCGGGGTGAACCGCCACTCCACCAGCCTGGGCAAGGTCTGGTTAtctgttctcttcattttccGTGTCACCATTCTTGCGGTGGCTGCTGAGGCTGTGTGGGGTGATGAGCAGTCAGACTTCACCTGTAACACCCTGCAGCCTGGCTGTGAGAACGTCTGCTACGACCACTTCTTCCCCATCTCACACGTGCGCCTCTGGTGCCTGCAGCTCATCTTTGCTTCCACGCCAGCCCTGCTGGTGGCCATGTACGTGGCGTATCGGAAACACGAGGACAAACGTGGCATCTTGCATGCCGACAAGAAGACATCGAAAGCTAAGCAGGAGGATGAGTTAGAGAGTCTAAAAAAGAGGAGGCTGCCCATCATTGGGCCATTGTGGTGGATATATGCTTTCAGCCTGGTCTTCCGGCTGCTCTTCGAAGCTGCTTTCATTTATGCCCTGTACGTGATCTATGACGGCTTCCGGATGCCCCGGCTGGTGCGTTGCGAGCAGTGGCCTTGTCCCAACGAGGTGGACTGCTTTGTGTCACGGCCCACGGAGAAAACAGTCTTTACTGTGTTCATGGCAGCAGCCTCAGCTGCTTGTATGGTGCTTAATGCAGCTGAGCTGGCGTACCTTGTTGCCAAGGCACTAAGACGTTGCCCAAGGGTTGGTGCTGGGAGGGGCCGTTCAAACTGCTCAGCGAAAGACAAGGGTCTTCTGCAGAGCAAGAAGAACGAGATACTACTCTCCTCGTCTTCCTCTGTGTCCTCCAGTGGCAAAGCATTATAACCCTCCATACACATATGTATCTACTTGCTTATAGGTTACTGTATACCGTGTGAACATGCAATATGGTTATGTCTACAAtattcacatttacacatttgcaCAAATGTAGCTGGtgcatgtatatacatgtacatgtattaGTGCAGTCCAAGATGAAGATTTGAGACATGCGGACTCATGTGGCATGTAGCATGCACAGTACTGTGGGCATTAGCTCTCTGTTAACCTCAACTCAGCTGAATTTTCTGAATTTAAACCTGAACAACTTAACTGTGCAATGTCCTGGTGTATTACTGAGTGTTGTCAGTTGTGAAATTCACTGTGATACGCatacagtatgaaaaaaaatgtgagtgtggGACGCACCATATAAACCCACAGTGACATCTGGTGGTTAGTGTACTACATAGTGCATTAGGATTGATAACTGTGAACTAGGAAATGAATAGTGGGAATAACAGAAAGataaaaaggagacagagaaaacaaatcataTTGATTATAGATGATTAGCGTTTGTTTCTCTCACTAATTTTCTATGTTTTTAGCAAGTCTGTTATCAGTATCTGCTGATGTCAGCCAAGACTAACAGTTTTTACTACATTCTGTGCTAATATTACAATGCTATGATGAACTGAAGAGGTTTTTTTCATTCTAAGATTGGTAGAAATCTTATTACTGAATTCTTATGCTAATATTGTATataggaggaagaagaaggagatgatgatgagaatgaaaaaaacagtagattttatgtaaaatctacatttctttcattctcgtcatcgtcttcttcttcttgctcttgtatacacacacacacacgcgcgcgcacgcacacacgcacagtgatATCATATTATAAATgacaaaattgttttaaatacCATCCTTATTCTCATGCATAATTACGTAATCAAAAATTTGTACCACACTTTGAAACTCCTACTCTGCATTTAATAAAGTATCCTCTCAGTAGATGTTTGTGAAAAAACGttttttaacaattattttttGTAGTAGAGACCCATCATGGATTTCtgccagagtttttttttttttaagtaatacTTTGTCCTCTGGCATGATATTTTACTGATGCTTTTTGATGAGCTTAGCTAGTAACATAAATATATGCTCcactaagaaacattttacaCGTTTGCTAAACATAAATTCCTGGGCTTCTTTTTTCTATAGAGCAGGATTCATGCCTaagaattttttaaatgtaaaaaatattgtatgtaatgtatttgtACTGCAACAGGGTATACTGACATAAAATGTAAGGCTTTCTCTGAGTCACTCTGACACTCTAGTCAGGTTTATCGTATgcaataaaaatgcattgtttgTGATTATGTATATAATTTTTCCCCAATCAATTTCTTAGACAATTACCAGCATCTGAAAAACCATGAAGTAGATTCAGCTGTAAATGAGAAGCATCAGgctatttaatttattattctACTGATAAATTCATTGGTTACTTCTGGTGATTTACAACAACTTTTCATCTCATTTGAATTTCACATAATGTAGttacagattacacacacaccagtatcaAATGTCTACTACGCCTGTTTGGGATACTCATCTTCATTTCAGTTGTCTCTTTCTGAATTTCTCACTGTTTcttgaaatatgaaacatgtcTCCCATAAAACTGTCCTCTCTATTTGGTCACTTGTTATGCTTTTCATAAAGCCAAACAGTAGAGTTATAATTGAtacagcttttcttttctgtataactactgacattttccattgacagtttatgtgtttgtctagCAGATAATTTATGTAATAGTTTTCTGTAAAACGCTCAGCCTTACTGACTATAGAGCAGCTATAATTATAGTCTTCTTGCTATTGTTGCTATTGAAGAGACCCAAGATTTGAATTTACAATGTTTTATAATGTTTGATTGTCAATTATCCTTAAAGTTCATAATCATCTGTGCAATTAAAGAATTGGATCCCACGTGATTTGTAACTATAATCCATTTTTTTTGCTGAAGTAATATAACCCATGGAGACCACAATTATTTAGCACACCGGTGATGAATTTGGGAAGTAGACAGGGGCGTGGCGTGCCCTCGTGCAGGGTAGCAACTCTATGAATTCACTCATGCATAGTCACCCAATGTGACAGTCGGGATGGCTAGGAACGGGAGGCAGCTGCGCTTTGTGGAGGCCCGTCTCCAAGTTCAAATTGCGTCAATAAACTAGCTGGCCTTGACTCCAACAAGCAGAAAAGACTGCACAAGGGGGAAAAGTTTGGCTGGCTGATTACAAAGGACTTTGGTAAGCTAACAAAGCTCCAGGGATTTGAGAAGTGGGAGGAGATGGGAGGGCTCATGTGAACCTGTTGGTGTCTGTATGATTTCCAAAGAACTCAAAACATGGCATCAGTGGTTGCCGGATATTGATTTCAATGACATAGACACTCCTGATATAAGGTATGATGGCCACGTGCGGTGGACTGAATTCAACACAAGAGTGAGTTTTAAATATTTGTGGttaatgaatatattttaattgTGTTATATTTGTTGAAGTAGGGGTTATATAAGAGTTTTTGTTCAGTTAAATGATAGGCTGCCAATGTTGATGACCCATTCATTGTGGTTGACATGTTAGACAATAGGCCTTTCACAATAGCTGTAAAGTGTCAATAGATTATGCCAGCGCGCAAAGAAAATCTGGCACCTTCTCTATTGTCAGACTGATAGACAGAATGTCATCGCGTTAAAATTTCAAAAGAGTAAACACATAAATTACATGTCAGTCGAATACATTTggctttttggggtttttttttttttcaaaaacagcaaccaacattaatattaaaatcTCGAACACTAACTTGAAATTGCCTTATCaatagtttttttgtttcagcacACCCAGATAATAACCCACTACAACTgttcataaaacacattcacacttggCTACGACAAGACAGGCCAACACTTCAAAATGTGCTTCTGTTCATAGGACCACATTTTTCATCTTTAGCACAATGACACCAGATGTGTACTGCAGCTAGTTGCTGATTTAGATTTTACTGTAGTACTAGTATGGTACATAGTCATAAATTATTATATTAGAATACATCTATATGCATTCTTATTTACTTACAGTCTAAACAACTGAAATAATTTACTTTGACCATGATCCACACTGgctatgtgattttttttttttatatcaacgGGACTCATTTTAGTATGTCTCTGCATATCCTCCCTCTAACTGACGCAATGTTATGAAACAGTTATAGTATATTTTTTCTGGACAAACCTGACGAGTTCTTGATGGTGTCATTTTCGGCTGAGATTCAACTACATAAACAATATCTTAAAAGGGTCCTAATTATGTTTCTGTCATAAgtacagcaaaacagaaaaagtgcaTGCACTGTTTTCCATTTAGATTCCCTATAAATTACACTGTATAATTTATAGCCTGTAACATCCACTAATAAAGCTTACTATTGTTCTCACATGTTTATTTTGCTACGATCAAGCATGCATCTGTCCATTCATTCATAAAGAGCAATCTACTTTTTGACACTGATGTTTTCTACTTACAGGTATAGTAACACTCAGCCTTAGTCAATGGATTTATTACTTGCAAACAACATCTTAGTGAGTTTTGCCATTTGTTTGCACTTTTGTTTGGTATGTGATGGTGTGATAGTGTGCACTAACAAGTCATATTGGTATCGCTTCTCTAGAGACGCATTTGTAACTGCCATAACGTTAatatcattttggttttaattatGTATATACTTCTTGGTTAAATACAGTATTTATTCAAAGGGAGTTTATAAAGGTTGGTAAAATGATTAGCCCAATTAAATGTAGTACATATCATCAAATAATACTTATGTTTTTCCATGGACAAAACAATATGCAGATGTTTATTCATGCAATGTGTAAAGGGGAAATGCTCAAGGAGTATTTTTCAACtgcttcttcttcatttttgtgACCCAACATGTATCAGATGCAGGTGATATTCAGTGTTGTAGTCCACACATATTTGACATTTCAGAGCTACATGGTATTTCTATAAACACCCTCATGTAACTACTCAGAATAAAGATCACGGTCAGTAGAGTTTTTCCACGTTCTCGTGGTCAGTTCATTTATCGGTCATTTGCTGGTGGCATATGTAGATAGTTAGATTCTGAGAACAACTAACCCTCACACTGCCAGACCATATCTCAACAGCGCGTCATAAGTGACACCTTAATTCCAAAACTATGTCTGGCATAGTGAGTTCACTACACAATATTATGAGCAGCATATAAATCTAATCCATCTGTTATAGTTTGACCCTACCTACTGAATACAACTGAATTGTGTGTCCCTCTTCAACCAAATCCATTTGAACACAGCTGCTATGTTTTGTGGCATGGTGCCATTTCAACTCTGTCATGTTTTCTACTAGCTGTCCCTGGCTGTTTGGCTTACGCTGGTTGGGTAATGCAATGAGTGGAATGGGTTTgtgcaaggagagagagagagagagagagagagagagagagagagagagatttgatggaAAGGGACAGTATGGATTAATGCACGCAACAAGTAGTATatgagattttctttttcaagttcTTGTAtacgtataaaaaaaaaaatccctctgcaAATACATTATAATCATAAAGACTTATATTTTCATAGCTGATTGACAGCTCATTGTCTTCTGTTCTCGCCACAGAaatttgttctgtgttgttctcTATTGCACCTCGAGATTCCTAACAAAactctcatgtttttttttcttcctataTCTCCACCCACCTCCCTGCTCTTTCAATTCTAATTCACTTCAGACTTTACTTTTTCCTTAGGCTAGAAATCTTAAAGCATGGGTGACTGGAGCTTCCTGGGACGGCTGTTGGAAAATGCACAAGAACACTCAACGGTCATCGGCAAGGTCTGGTTGACCGTCCTCTTCATCTTCAGGATCCTCGTTTTAGGTGCAGCCGCTGAGGAAGTGTGGGGTGATGAGCAGTCCGACTTCACCTGTAACACTCAGCAACCTGGTTGTGAAAATGTCTGCTATGATGAGGCCTTTCCCATCTCACACATCCGTTTCTGGGTGCTGCAAATCATTTTTGTGTCCACGCCCACCCTCATCTATTTGGGCCATGTGCTTCACATTGTCCGCATGGAGGAGAAACGcaaggaaaaggaggaagagcTGCGCAAGGCCAGTAGATTTCAGGAGGAAAAAGACCTCTACAGGAATGGAGGTGCAGGAGGAGCTGGGgatgggggtggtggtggaaaaaaggaaaaacctcCAATCCGAGATGAGCATGGCAAAATACGGATCAGGGGGGCTCTGCTGCGTACCTATGTGTTCAATATCATCTTCAAAACACTGTTTGAAATTGGCTTTATCGTGGGGCAGTATTTCCTCTATGGGTTTCAACTACGACCCCTTTACAAGTGTGCAAGATGGCCTTGCCCAAATATAGTGGACTGTTTCATCTCAAGGCCCACAGAAAAGACCATCTTCATTATTTTCATGCTTGCAGTGGCTGGCGTGTCCCTTTTGTTAAACCTTTTAGAAATTTACCATCTGGGTTGGAAGAAGGTCAAGCAGGGCATGACCAATGAGTATGTGCCTGAGCGAGAGAGTCtacataacacagctgatgagTCTGCGGGGCCAGATGACATGACGATCCTCCCTGcggacagctctgcccctcccATCCTCAGCTATCCACCCAACCTCGCAGACACAACAATGCTGGGCAACAGCACATTCCAAACACCAGCACAGACCATGGCTGTGGTGTCCACCCCTGAAGCAGATGATAAAATCAACTCTCTCTCCGAAGccctcccatcctctctctacagcagcaacaacagcaacaactacATGCTTTCTATGCAGCAGAACTGGGCTAACATGTCAAAAGAGCTACAAAGTAGTGAGATTAAGGCCATCTCACCATGCCTCTCCTCCTCATCGTCATCATCTTCCCTAAGCAATATAACACTGCCCAAAGATTCAGTCCTACCTTCGTCAGTCTGCATGGCTGGTTTCAACAGAGGTGATTACGTTGATGGGAAGAGAGAACACGACGTGGGCCATGACATCACCACAACTGTGGAGATGCATGAACCACCAGTTGCAATGCCCACAGATGTCCGCAGATTGAGCAGAGCAAGCAAGACAAGCAGCATCAGAAATAGGCCTGATGACCTAGCAGTCTAAACCCTACCGACTCCTCACCACATTAGCCCACCACCTCTGTATCAAAACAGAAGGTACAAAACATTGAGCAA encodes:
- the LOC115817015 gene encoding gap junction beta-2 protein-like translates to MSWGTLYAQLAGVNRHSTSLGKVWLSVLFIFRVTILAVAAEAVWGDEQSDFTCNTLQPGCENVCYDHFFPISHVRLWCLQLIFASTPALLVAMYVAYRKHEDKRGILHADKKTSKAKQEDELESLKKRRLPIIGPLWWIYAFSLVFRLLFEAAFIYALYVIYDGFRMPRLVRCEQWPCPNEVDCFVSRPTEKTVFTVFMAAASAACMVLNAAELAYLVAKALRRCPRVGAGRGRSNCSAKDKGLLQSKKNEILLSSSSSVSSSGKAL
- the LOC115816575 gene encoding gap junction alpha-3 protein-like, which translates into the protein MGDWSFLGRLLENAQEHSTVIGKVWLTVLFIFRILVLGAAAEEVWGDEQSDFTCNTQQPGCENVCYDEAFPISHIRFWVLQIIFVSTPTLIYLGHVLHIVRMEEKRKEKEEELRKASRFQEEKDLYRNGGAGGAGDGGGGGKKEKPPIRDEHGKIRIRGALLRTYVFNIIFKTLFEIGFIVGQYFLYGFQLRPLYKCARWPCPNIVDCFISRPTEKTIFIIFMLAVAGVSLLLNLLEIYHLGWKKVKQGMTNEYVPERESLHNTADESAGPDDMTILPADSSAPPILSYPPNLADTTMLGNSTFQTPAQTMAVVSTPEADDKINSLSEALPSSLYSSNNSNNYMLSMQQNWANMSKELQSSEIKAISPCLSSSSSSSSLSNITLPKDSVLPSSVCMAGFNRGDYVDGKREHDVGHDITTTVEMHEPPVAMPTDVRRLSRASKTSSIRNRPDDLAV